AGCCCAGAATTTTCACAATTATTAAACTCAGCAAATATTTGCCTCATAATCGGCGGTTCAAGGGGTGTTGATGAAGCGTTGATTCTTGAAAAAGTGCCAAATATTAAGCTTTTATCATTTGGTAAAATAACTTTCCCTCATAAAATTTTCAAACTTGTACTTCTAGAACAAATTTATCGCGGACTTTCTATAAAATACAATCGAAAGTACCACCACGATGACTAAAAAAGGAAAAAATGAACTCAAAACCATATTTACAAATCATTAAAAACATTGAAAAACACGACAATATTTTTGTTTTTCACCACATTAGACCTGATGGGGACTGTCTTGGAGCTCAACAAGGTTTTGCAAAAGCAATTAAAAAAAATTTTCCCCAAAAAAACGTTTTTTTAATTGGAAATAACAACAAAGAATTTGATTTTCTAAATTTTCACTTTGATAATATGGATTCAATTGCAAGCGAATTTTTTGAAAATTCACTTGCAATTACAGTCGATACTGCTGATATTAATAGAATTCAAGAATTAGACTTTTTCTTGAATTCTAAATTTGAAACAAGGGTGAAAATTGACCACCACCCTGAAAAAGAGGAAGAAATTTACGATCAAACTTGAATTGATCCAAGTTTTTGTGCTGCTTCTGAAATGATCGGCTTCATTTTAAAAGAAGAAAAATGACAAATTGACGAAGAAATTGCTCTTTTTGTTTATTTAGGAATTTTAACAGATTCAGGTCGTTTTGCTTTTCCTTCAACAACGGCAAGAACCTTTGAAATTGTGGCTTTTTTAATGAAAACCAATTTTGATTTCAGCGAATTAAATCGCCTTTTGGCTCAAAGAACTGAAAATGAAGTCGCTTTTCAAGCACATGTTTTAGGAAATTACAACAAAAAAGGCAAAGTTTTATGACATTATGTTTCAAAAAGTGAACAGGAAAAATTCAACTTGTCCTCAAGTCAGGTTTCAGCAGTTAATCTTTTGTCAAATATAGGTGATGCCTTGATTTGGCTGTTTTTGATTGAATATGAAAACCAAATCCGGGTAAGAATTCGTTCAAACGGACCTGTTATTAATAAAATAGCGGCCGAATATGGCGGAGGCGGTCACCCTTTTGCTGCAGGGGTTAATTTGGATAATAAAGATAAAATTAATCAAAATATTAGCGAAATACTAGAAAAACTAGAAAAATTAGCCGAAGGTTTTAAACGTAATGGATAAAAAAATAGCAACAGAAATTAAAAATCTCATCGAAAATCACGACTCAATCGTGATTTTTCACCACATCAGACCTGATGGAGACTGTCTTGGAGCTCAAAACGGTTTGAAATCACTTATTTTAGAAAATTTTCCAAATAAGCAAGTTTTTGCAATCGGAGATTTTAAGAAATCATTCTCATTTTTAGATTTAAAAGAAGATTCAGTTCCTGAAAAAGAAATTTTGGAAAAATCCTTAGCCATAATTGTTGATGCAAACTTTAAAAACCGAATCGAATTTGCTTATTTATTTGAGCAAATTCGATTCAAATCAATTTTGAGAATTGATCATCATCCAAATGAAGATGATTTAGGTGAAGCTTATCGCTGAGTTGATCCGACTTATATTGCCGCTTGTGAACAAATTGCAGATTTAGCTCATGAATTAAACTGAAAAATTTCAAAAAGATCAGCCGAACTTATTTATCTTGGAATTTACACAGATTCAGGGCGCTTTTTATATAAAAATACATCAGCGCGAACCCACTTTTTAACGGCAGTTTTATTTGAAACTGGATTTAATTTTTCAAAAATTCATGAAAAATTAAATGCTAAAAGATTATCTGACCTTGAATTTGATAGTTACATTTTTGCTAATAAAAAAACTTACAAAAATGTAATTTATTACACTTTATCCATTGAAGAACAGCAAAAACTACAAAAAAATTCACAAAATTCAGTTAAACCAAATTTATTAGCAAACATCGATGATTATAAAATTTGACTCTGTTTAGTTCAAGAAACCCAAAATTCATGACGTGTTGAATTTCGATCAACAGGCCCAAATGTTCAAAAAATTGCCCTAAAATGAGGCGGGGGCGGTCACCTTAATGCTTCAGGAACTATTCTTGAAAACCTTGAAAAATTAGATTTATTAGTTCAGGATTGTCAAGCAGAATATGAAGAATGAAAAGCTAATTCTTCAAGTTAAAAAGGAAAAATGTCGACCAAAATACTAAATTTTTCCATTTTTTGGCTAAAAATCATAAAAAAATTAATATTCACAAACACACCATGGAGGTTGTTATGAATGGGATTGATATTAAAAAATTTTTAAATTATTTATTTGCGCTTTATCATGTCGACAGCGGAGAAACTGAGCTTTATCGAACTTGAGTTCAAAAAATACTATGATTTACGCATTGAAAATTTTATAGACTTTATAATGAACCGTTTTTTTCTGATGATTTTGAGTCATACAAATATGGCCCTGTTTCATGAACAGTTTTAAAAACTCAGTTTTTTAGCTTTCAGACACCTAAAAATACCTCTTACGATCTTGAGGATATTTTAGATTATCGCAGAAATGATATAATTGACGAATTCAAGGGCATACTAAAAAACGATTTTTTGAAAGACTTTAGCCATGATTACGGCGAAACTTTTACCGAAGAACAAAAAATAGAGGCTCAAGAAAAACGGTGAGATTGTTTTGTCTTTGTTTTTGAACGGTTGAAAAAAATGCGTCCAAATGAATTAATGAACTTGTCATACAAACAAAAATCATACAAAACCGCCTTGTCCAACCCAACAAGCAAAATTATTCTTAACGAAACGATACTTGAAGACAGCGAAATAGATGTGCTAAAAACCGATTTTTAATTTTTTTAACATTTAATAAAAAATTAAAACCCCTTATAATTTATAATATATTTATTAAAAATTATAGGAACCACAAAATGTCTTTTTTTCAAAAAATCAAAGAAAAAATTTTTGGTTCAAAAGAAAAAAAAGCTGCTAATTTAGATAAATACGTGGCTGGTTTGTCTAAATCTAGACTTTCTTTTTTGAATCAAATTGTTCAACTTCAAAAAAAACACATCAAGATTGATGATGATTTTTTTGATGAGCTTGAAGAAATACTAATAATGTCAGATATTTCTCCAAATTTTGTAAACACAATAATAAATGCGCTAAAAGATGAAGTTCGCTTTCATAACATTGACAATCCTGAATTAATTACCGAAATTATTATGGATAAAATGTATACAATTTATTCAAACCGGTCAATTGTAAACATAAATTTGAACGTAAAAACCGATAGAATTAACGTTTTTTTAATTTCTGGTGTTAATGGTTCTGGAAAAACAACTTCAATTTCTAAAATAGCTCGCAAATATGTGCTTGAAGGTAAAAAAGTTTTAATTATTGCAGCAGATACTTTCCGTGCGGCTGCTGTTGAGCAACTTGAAATATGGGCTAAAAGAGTTGGTGCTTCAATTGTAAAACCAGCAACTAATGAAAAAGATCCAGGCTCTGTAGTTTTTCGCGGTCTGGATTTTGCAATACGAGAAAAAATGGATTTAGTCTTAATTGATACAGCCGGAAGACTACAAAATAACGTCAATTTAATGCAAGAATTAGCAAAAATTAACAAAATAATTTCTCAAAAAATACCAGACGGGCCTCATGAGTCACTTTTGGTAATTGATGCAACAACAGGTCAAAACGGGGTCTCTCAAGCTGAAATATTTACAAAAGCAACTCCAATTTCTGGTATAATTTTAACAAAAATGGACGGCACAAGCAAAGGTGGAATCGTTTTTTCAATCAAAGATCAACTTAATATCAGTGTAAAATTAGTTGGTCTAGGCGAAGGAATGGATGACTTACAGCCGTTTGATCTAGATTTATTTATTTTTGCAATCACTAAAGGAGTAAAAAATCAATATCAAATCTAAAGATTTTGGCAAATCTTTAGATTTGTAGCCCTTGCAAAAATAATAATTAAAAATGTTAAAAAATATTAATAAACCTTATGTGAAAAATTCGCATAAATAAAATAAAAATTAAAAGGAAATTATGGCTAAAATTAGTTTTTTTGCACTAGGCGGCCAAGATGAAAACGGAAAAAATTGCTATATTTTAGAAATTGACGACGATATTTTCGTTATAAACGCAGGTGCTAAAATCCCGCTTGACAGTTCAGTTGGGGTTGACACAATTATTCCAGATTACACTTATATTGAAGAAAACAAGGAAAAAATAAAAGGTGTTTTTATAACTGACGCCAAAAATGAATCATTTTCAGGAATCCCTTGGCTAGTTATGAAACTAAAAAACGTAACGATTTATAGCTCTTTTTTCACTAAAGCGCTAATTCTTGACCGAATGAGCAAATATAATATTGAAGATGCTACTTTTGAGATAAAACCAATAATATCTGAGCTAAAAATTAGTGAAAAAATAACTATAATTCCCTTTTCGGTCGCAGGTTCAATGCCTGGTTCAATCGGTTTTTGCTTTCAAACTGAGGATGGCTCAATTGTTTTTATGTCCAATTATGTCGTTGGAAATTTAGGAGTTTATGGTGAAACTAATTTTGACTTAATCAAAAAAGTTAGCCAGAACCCAAAAGGTGTTTTAATGTTTATCTCTGATTCAGGTAAATCGAATGTGCCTGGAAAAGCAATGAACAAGCTTTTTGCTAGATCTTTTCTTGAAAAAAGTTTCCTGCAAGCCGACAAAAATTCGCGAATTGTCGTTTCAGCTTATGATGAAGAAATGGTTTCAATTCAGGAAATCATAGATCTTGCCTTGAAATTTAACAGGCAAATTACAGCTTATGGAAAAAAATATGACAAATTATACGACATGATTTATAAGCTTGATAAATTAACAACAAATAAAATAAAGAGTTTGCCAACTTTTTTTGACTATAAATTTGCAAACAAGCAAAAAAATTCTGTCGTTTTAATAACATCTAGTCCTGAGAGAATTTGTCACCGATTTAACCGTGTTCTTCAGAATGATGATGCCTATTTTAAGCTAAAAAAGTCAGATTATGTAATTATGCTAACCCCTCCAATTAACGGGATGGAGCAACTTTATGCTAAAGTTTTAGACCAAATTGCTAAATCTGTAACAAATATAGTCGATATTTCTGAATCAGATTTTGGACTAGCACGCCCATACAAAGAAGATATTTCTGATATGATTGACCTTCTTAAGCCAAAATATTTTATTCCAATTCAAGGACTTTATCGATATTTAGTTGTTGCTTCAAATATTGCGGCTAATAATAAAATAAATAGGCAAAACACAATTATTTTACAAAACAAAAGAATAGCTAATTTTATTGACGGAAATTTATTTTCACGTAAAAAACTGACAAAAGGACAAGATGAAATTTATATTTCAGGCTATGGAATTGGTGATGTTTCTTTTGAAGTGCTAAAAGAACGCGAATCATTATCTCAAGATGGATTGATAATTGTTTCCTTTTTGTTCAATCCTATTTTAAAAAAGATTGTCTCAAAAGTTGAAATAACTGATCACGGAATTTTAAGCCGTGAAAACCGTGAATCATATCATGAGATAATTCGAAAAATTATTTTTGATAATTTTTCGAATATTAAGAAAATAAATGATAAAATTTTGAAAGAATTACAACAAAAAACTCAAAAAAATATCAAAAAAAAGATTTTCCGTATTTTTGATAAAGAACCCAATGTTTCTGTTATAATTCATAACATTTATCCAGAAGAAAAGGAGCTAAAAATGAAAAAAATGCTATGAAAAGACGCCCAGGAAGAAATTAAAACTGGTGTTGTTTACTTAGAATTTGCGGTTGACTGGTGTGGTGATTGCAAAATGCAAGAGCCTGTTAATGAAGAACTTTCTGAGTACTTTAAAAACAGAACTGATGTAAAATTAATTCAGGTTAATGCAGAAGAAGCGCAATTATTTAGAAAAAAAGACACTGAATACGAAGTTCTTTTTGTGCCAACTCACTTCGTTTTCAAAGACGGTAAGCCAATTTTCAAAAAATTTGAATACGCTCCAGCAGAATTGTTAATTGAAACAATTGAAGAAGCCTTAAAAAAATAAGGACAAAATTTAAATTTTCACACTACTAAAATTAACTATTTTTCAGTTTTTTTGTTATAATTTAACAACAATGTCAAGGTTAGATGCTAAAAAAGAAAAATATTTAAAGCAGATAGTTGAAAATTTTATTAAAACCGGAGAATCAATCGGTTCAAACACTTTAAAAGAAAATTACAGCATAAAAAAATCCTCTTCACACCTTAGAATGGTAATGAATCAACTTGAAAAAGAAGGTTTTTTGGAAAAACCTCATATTTCAAGTGGTAGAATTCCAACACTAAGAGGGTTTCAGTACTATGCTGAATTTTTGTCATTCGACGAAAACGAAATTTTAGCAAATAAACTAAAAGACTTGTTTGCCCGCCGACGTGTCAGCATTGAAAATACAATTTCTGAAGCATTTAATTTGATTTCTGAATCTGTCGGCACCACAATAATTACCACAACTAGCAATGAAAATGACCGTTTAATGTCAATAAACTTGACACAAATATCGCAAAATGAAGGGATTGTTGTCGTTGTTAGCTCTAGCGGCAGTGTTGAAAATAAAAAAATCACATTTTCACCTTCAATTTCTCTGCAGGATGTCAAAATCGCAATTCGCCTATTTCAACAAAGACTAATAAATACTCCATTAGCAGAAGTTTCATCAAAATTAATCATTTTAAAACAAGAATTAGAAAAACAAATTAAACATAGCGATGAACTTTTGCATCATTTTATACACAAAATTTTTAACTTCCAAATCCAAAATAAATCAGACGTTTATAATAAAAATATGTTAATCTTAGATAGCGAAATTTCTAGAACCAGACTTGTTGATTTGCTTAATTTGATTGAAAAAAAGTCGATTTGAGAAATGCTAGACGAAAAAACTACCACTGAAGATGAAACCTTAAAAATCAGTATAGAATCGCCTGAAACCTCATTTATCTCAAAAAAACTTGAAAAATCCTTTGCAATCAAGGAAATTAGCATGATAGGATCAACGAAAAAAATTAATTATTCTGCAGCGCGAACAGGCATAAAACTTTTAGAAGATTTTCTATCAAATAAAAACAAAAATAGAAAGGAATAATAATGATTTTTGAGAATTCTGAAGATAAAAAAACTAATCTAAACAACAGCGAACAACAAGAATCTGAAAAAATTTCTAGCGAGTCAGTCGAAAATAACCTTGAAAATTCAGCCCAAAAAATAGAAACTGAAACAGAAAATAATGAAAAAAACGCCAAAAAATCACGTCGTTTTTTAAAAAAGGAATCTAAATTAAAAGACCTTGAAAATCAAATCCAATCATTAACTACAAAAAACATTAGTCTTGAAATTGAGTCCTTAAAATTAAAAGACAAAATCAAAAAAATTGAGGATGACTTTAAATCTCAAGTCAAAATTTTCGAGGAAAAAGCCGCTCAAAAAGTTAAAGATATTAAATCTGAACTTCAAGTTAAATTTGAAAATGACCAAAATCACATAAAAAAATACAGCTTACAACCTTTTTTTGAAGAGTTTATTTCACCATTTTTAAATCTTAAAAAAGCAATTTCATATGGTTTAAATGCAGAAAATCCCGAAACTTCTTCATATGTAAAAGGATTTGAGATGCTTGTTGGTCAAATCGAAAATGTTATGGAAAATTTCGGAATAACAAAAATAGTGCCTGAAATAGGTGGTTTTTTTGATTCTTCAGTGCACGAAGTTTATGAAGTTTCTAACGGAGAAAAAGATAAAATTTCTGACATAATTTCAATTGGATACAAACTTCATGATCGGGTTGTAAAAACAGCGCTTGTAGTTGTTGGAAACACAAATGAACAAAAAAATTAGTAACCAAATATCCGAATTTTTTATCAAAAATAATTTAATTTTTGATAAAACCAAGATAATAGTTGAAAAATCGAAGAATTTTGGCGACTTTAGTACAAATGTAGCTTTAATTTTTTCAAAACAAAATAAATTAAAGCCTTTAGAACTTGCAGAAAAAATTAAAAACTGATTAAACCAGCAAGAATTAGGGCTTGAAAAAATCGAGATAGCTGCACCTGGATTTTTGAATTTTTTTGTTTCCAAAACAGAATATTCAAAAATTGTTAAGAAAATAATCGATCAAAATGAAAATTTTGGTCGAAGTTTTTTGTCAAAAAAAATAAATGTCGAATTTGTTTCTGCTAACCCGACTGGATTTTTACACCTTGGTCATCTCAGAAGTGCTGTTATTGGTGATATTTTGTCAAATATTCTTGAATTTTCAGGTAATTCTGTTCTTCGCGAGTATTATGTAAATGATTTTGGTTCTCAAATTGACAAATTAGTTGGTTCAGTTTTTGCCCGTTATCAACAAATTTTTAAAGATATTCCTCTTCCAGAAGAAGCTTATCTTGGTGAAGAAATTATTTTAATGGCCAAAAATTTTTTTGACGAATATGGCAATAAATTTGAATCATCAAGTCTTGAAAACTCCGAAATTTACAGCATTTTTCGCCAAAAATCTCTTGATTTTTTTCTTAGTGAAATAAAAAAAGATTTATCAAATTTATCAATTAAATTTGATAAATTCACATCTGAAAGTGATTTATTTT
The DNA window shown above is from Mesomycoplasma ovipneumoniae and carries:
- the ftsY gene encoding signal recognition particle-docking protein FtsY, translated to MSFFQKIKEKIFGSKEKKAANLDKYVAGLSKSRLSFLNQIVQLQKKHIKIDDDFFDELEEILIMSDISPNFVNTIINALKDEVRFHNIDNPELITEIIMDKMYTIYSNRSIVNINLNVKTDRINVFLISGVNGSGKTTSISKIARKYVLEGKKVLIIAADTFRAAAVEQLEIWAKRVGASIVKPATNEKDPGSVVFRGLDFAIREKMDLVLIDTAGRLQNNVNLMQELAKINKIISQKIPDGPHESLLVIDATTGQNGVSQAEIFTKATPISGIILTKMDGTSKGGIVFSIKDQLNISVKLVGLGEGMDDLQPFDLDLFIFAITKGVKNQYQI
- a CDS encoding bifunctional oligoribonuclease/PAP phosphatase NrnA, with translation MDKKIATEIKNLIENHDSIVIFHHIRPDGDCLGAQNGLKSLILENFPNKQVFAIGDFKKSFSFLDLKEDSVPEKEILEKSLAIIVDANFKNRIEFAYLFEQIRFKSILRIDHHPNEDDLGEAYRWVDPTYIAACEQIADLAHELNWKISKRSAELIYLGIYTDSGRFLYKNTSARTHFLTAVLFETGFNFSKIHEKLNAKRLSDLEFDSYIFANKKTYKNVIYYTLSIEEQQKLQKNSQNSVKPNLLANIDDYKIWLCLVQETQNSWRVEFRSTGPNVQKIALKWGGGGHLNASGTILENLEKLDLLVQDCQAEYEEWKANSSS
- a CDS encoding thioredoxin domain-containing protein; this translates as MAKISFFALGGQDENGKNCYILEIDDDIFVINAGAKIPLDSSVGVDTIIPDYTYIEENKEKIKGVFITDAKNESFSGIPWLVMKLKNVTIYSSFFTKALILDRMSKYNIEDATFEIKPIISELKISEKITIIPFSVAGSMPGSIGFCFQTEDGSIVFMSNYVVGNLGVYGETNFDLIKKVSQNPKGVLMFISDSGKSNVPGKAMNKLFARSFLEKSFLQADKNSRIVVSAYDEEMVSIQEIIDLALKFNRQITAYGKKYDKLYDMIYKLDKLTTNKIKSLPTFFDYKFANKQKNSVVLITSSPERICHRFNRVLQNDDAYFKLKKSDYVIMLTPPINGMEQLYAKVLDQIAKSVTNIVDISESDFGLARPYKEDISDMIDLLKPKYFIPIQGLYRYLVVASNIAANNKINRQNTIILQNKRIANFIDGNLFSRKKLTKGQDEIYISGYGIGDVSFEVLKERESLSQDGLIIVSFLFNPILKKIVSKVEITDHGILSRENRESYHEIIRKIIFDNFSNIKKINDKILKELQQKTQKNIKKKIFRIFDKEPNVSVIIHNIYPEEKELKMKKMLWKDAQEEIKTGVVYLEFAVDWCGDCKMQEPVNEELSEYFKNRTDVKLIQVNAEEAQLFRKKDTEYEVLFVPTHFVFKDGKPIFKKFEYAPAELLIETIEEALKK
- the grpE gene encoding nucleotide exchange factor GrpE, which translates into the protein MIFENSEDKKTNLNNSEQQESEKISSESVENNLENSAQKIETETENNEKNAKKSRRFLKKESKLKDLENQIQSLTTKNISLEIESLKLKDKIKKIEDDFKSQVKIFEEKAAQKVKDIKSELQVKFENDQNHIKKYSLQPFFEEFISPFLNLKKAISYGLNAENPETSSYVKGFEMLVGQIENVMENFGITKIVPEIGGFFDSSVHEVYEVSNGEKDKISDIISIGYKLHDRVVKTALVVVGNTNEQKN
- a CDS encoding bifunctional oligoribonuclease/PAP phosphatase NrnA is translated as MNSKPYLQIIKNIEKHDNIFVFHHIRPDGDCLGAQQGFAKAIKKNFPQKNVFLIGNNNKEFDFLNFHFDNMDSIASEFFENSLAITVDTADINRIQELDFFLNSKFETRVKIDHHPEKEEEIYDQTWIDPSFCAASEMIGFILKEEKWQIDEEIALFVYLGILTDSGRFAFPSTTARTFEIVAFLMKTNFDFSELNRLLAQRTENEVAFQAHVLGNYNKKGKVLWHYVSKSEQEKFNLSSSQVSAVNLLSNIGDALIWLFLIEYENQIRVRIRSNGPVINKIAAEYGGGGHPFAAGVNLDNKDKINQNISEILEKLEKLAEGFKRNG
- a CDS encoding Panacea domain-containing protein; the encoded protein is MEVVMNGIDIKKFLNYLFALYHVDSGETELYRTWVQKILWFTHWKFYRLYNEPFFSDDFESYKYGPVSWTVLKTQFFSFQTPKNTSYDLEDILDYRRNDIIDEFKGILKNDFLKDFSHDYGETFTEEQKIEAQEKRWDCFVFVFERLKKMRPNELMNLSYKQKSYKTALSNPTSKIILNETILEDSEIDVLKTDF
- a CDS encoding heat-inducible transcriptional repressor HrcA — translated: MSRLDAKKEKYLKQIVENFIKTGESIGSNTLKENYSIKKSSSHLRMVMNQLEKEGFLEKPHISSGRIPTLRGFQYYAEFLSFDENEILANKLKDLFARRRVSIENTISEAFNLISESVGTTIITTTSNENDRLMSINLTQISQNEGIVVVVSSSGSVENKKITFSPSISLQDVKIAIRLFQQRLINTPLAEVSSKLIILKQELEKQIKHSDELLHHFIHKIFNFQIQNKSDVYNKNMLILDSEISRTRLVDLLNLIEKKSIWEMLDEKTTTEDETLKISIESPETSFISKKLEKSFAIKEISMIGSTKKINYSAARTGIKLLEDFLSNKNKNRKE